A portion of the Geminocystis sp. M7585_C2015_104 genome contains these proteins:
- a CDS encoding pentapeptide repeat-containing protein, whose amino-acid sequence MRLEELLKSYEKGERNFSGGEFSSEEIIGLNLIEIDLSRANLQWANLSGSDLSGSELLQADLSNSRLIGTKMIGANLTNANITNSDLSWANLSSANLSRADLSHSNLNNSSLINSDFSYAKLKNCSFKNANLSGANFTRADLSGANLEGLDLTGADFTQADLSGANLQGCDLSEAKLNRACLSKCHLEKADLSQATLQGVNLEKANLQGADFRGIILKNTYQSEVKISKVTVKISKKKILFVAALMQEVNLKNSKIRNGIFDLTNLTQANLEGAILQQADLTSSDLSYSILKEANFRNSLLKEVAFAGATMPDGSVHP is encoded by the coding sequence ATGCGCCTGGAGGAGTTGCTGAAGTCCTATGAAAAGGGGGAAAGAAATTTCAGCGGGGGGGAATTCTCTTCAGAAGAGATAATAGGCCTAAATTTGATAGAAATTGACCTAAGCCGGGCTAACTTACAGTGGGCAAATTTGAGTGGAAGTGACTTGAGTGGTAGCGAATTACTTCAGGCGGATTTGAGTAACAGTCGTCTAATTGGCACCAAGATGATTGGGGCAAATTTGACAAATGCCAATATTACCAATTCAGACTTGAGCTGGGCAAATTTGAGCAGTGCAAACCTCTCAAGGGCAGACTTAAGTCACAGTAATTTAAACAATTCCTCCTTGATAAATAGCGATTTTAGTTATGCTAAATTGAAAAATTGCAGTTTTAAGAATGCAAATTTGAGTGGAGCAAATTTCACAAGAGCAGACTTGTCCGGCGCGAATTTAGAAGGGTTAGATTTAACAGGCGCAGACTTCACACAAGCAGATTTATCTGGAGCAAATCTCCAAGGTTGCGATCTATCAGAAGCCAAATTAAACAGGGCGTGTTTGTCAAAGTGTCACCTAGAAAAGGCAGACTTGAGTCAGGCGACATTGCAGGGAGTAAACCTGGAAAAGGCTAACCTACAAGGGGCCGATTTTAGGGGAATAATCCTGAAAAATACATACCAGAGCGAAGTAAAAATTTCCAAAGTAACGGTGAAAATTAGCAAGAAAAAAATACTGTTTGTCGCAGCCCTAATGCAAGAAGTTAACCTGAAAAATTCCAAAATCAGAAATGGGATTTTCGACTTAACCAATCTGACACAGGCTAATCTGGAAGGGGCTATTTTGCAACAAGCAGACTTGACCAGCTCTGATTTATCCTATAGCATCCTTAAAGAGGCAAATTTCCGTAATAGTCTCCTCAAAGAAGTGGCTTTTGCCGGCGCAACCATGCCAGATGGCAGTGTCCACCCCTAA